A genomic region of Amphiura filiformis chromosome 6, Afil_fr2py, whole genome shotgun sequence contains the following coding sequences:
- the LOC140154492 gene encoding uncharacterized protein has protein sequence MDALLSDPKTYEKLDRDPTAKHKRELVSILQRLEKEDKIKKTDKQFLYPTSENVPRIYGSPKIHKDGTPLRPIVDFTGSIGYNVAKSLADILSPIVGQSEHHVLNSKSLAEDLKDIVLTEDEILNSHDVVALFTSTPIDLTLHVLRDRLSEDKDLKNRTLLTINDIIELTKFCLATVAYFSYSGDIYRQRFGMAMGSPSALSRVIYSWSGWSRKPFPRPR, from the coding sequence ATGGATGCCCTCCTTAGCGACCCTAAGACTTATGAAAAATTAGACAGGGATCCAACGGCAAAACATAAAAGAGAGTTAGTTTCCATCTTGCAGAGACTTGAAAAAGAGGATAAAATCAAGAAGACAGACAAGCAATTCTTGTATCCCACCTCTGAAAATGTTCCAAGAATTTATGGCAGTCCCAAAATTCACAAAGATGGAACCCCGTTGCGACCCATCGTAGATTTTACTGGCTCTATCGGTTATAATGTGGCCAAGTCCCTAGCCGATATTCTGAGCCCCATTGTTGGTCAATCCGAACATCATGTTCTGAACTCCAAAAGTCTTGCGGAAGACTTGAAAGACATTGTCCTCACAGAAGATGAGATACTCAATTCGCATGATGTGGTGGCGCTTTTTACCAGTACCCCCATCGATCTCACTCTCCATGTGCTCCGTGATAGACTGAGTGAGGATAAAGACCTCAAAAACAGAACCCTTCTCACAATTAATGACATCATCGAACTTACAAAATTTTGTCTTGCTACTGTCGCCTACTTTAGCTACTCTGGTGATATCTACCGCCAACGGTTCGGCATGGCTATGGGAAGTCCCTCAGCCCTCTCGCGTGTAATATATTCATGGAGTGGCTGGAGCAGAAAGCCATTTCCACGGCCCCGGTAG
- the LOC140154491 gene encoding compound eye opsin BCRH2-like yields MAITAWALAPVMQIMLAIFQFDNENGECTIQEESLTRKFQATIGVFTFLWEYFIPVSWMTCAFVAITLKLRKQGRKLMTAERTSVDHSTVEDNDTLNAPDTSTDTANAAKRLQRVNVTKTLFMVYIIYVICWSPNQIGFLQFNLGGSYDFQGAYHSFSVILAMCNTSINPFIYAMQYKQYRAALKSLLRCQCRSNVVNVIH; encoded by the coding sequence ATGGCAATTACAGCATGGGCGCTAGCACCTGTCATGCAAATAATGCTGGCGATTTTCCAGTTTGATAATGAAAATGGCGAATGTACGATTCAAGAAGAAAGTCTGACGCGAAAATTCCAAGCTACAATTGGCGTGTTTACGTTTCTGTGGGAGTACTTCATACCAGTTTCTTGGATGACATGTGCCTTTGTAGCAATCACCTTAAAATTACGGAAACAAGGTAGAAAGCTCATGACAGCTGAGAGGACTAGTGTTGATCACTCAACAGTAGAAGACAACGACACCCTTAATGCACCAGATACATCTACCGATACGGCGAATGCAGCCAAACGCTTACAGCGTGTCAATGTCACCAAAACTCTCTTTATGGTTTACATCATTTACGTGATATGTTGGTCACCAAACCAGATTGGATTTCTTCAGTTTAATTTAGGTGGTTCCTATGACTTTCAGGGAGCTTATCACAGTTTTTCTGTTATTCTTGCTATGTGTAATACTTCTATTAACCCATTTATATATGCAATGCAGTATAAACAATATCGAGCTGCTCTAAAATCACTCTTACGATGTCAATGCAGGTCCAATGTGGTTAATGTAATACACTGA